From a region of the Candidatus Methylomirabilis limnetica genome:
- a CDS encoding TOTE conflict system archaeo-eukaryotic primase domain-containing protein, which yields MAEQEADQDVARIQGRLADLEAERVSLERRLADLLSRPPLAAPMSTVDAGQATSTAGATDKVTLFRRLFAGRQDVYPLRWENAKTGRSGYAPACANEWVKGVCGKPQVKCGECPNQAFIPVSDEVIESHLRGKDRMRPRAADFVAGVYPLLADETCWFLAADFDGEGWAADALAYMGTCRARDVPAALERSRSGEGGHVWIFFSEPVPARDARQLGALLLTETMERRPEIGFASYDRFFPSQDTMPTGGFGNLIALPLQRRVRERGNSVFVDNDLRPYEDQWTFLSSVSRMKADAVFERVAEAEACGSVLGVRMPVEDEGADQPWRMSPSRRREPAAVTGPLPSHVSVVLADELYIDRSSLPPSMVVRLVRLAAFQNPEFYRAQAMRLSTFGKPRIVSCAVLHPRHVALPRGCLDETRELLRSHGIKAEVEDRRESGTPLPVRFLGTLREEQAAAFHAMARYDFGVLAATTAFGKTVVAAALIAQRGCSTLVLVHRRELLTQWVERLKTFLSVEACDIGVIGGGRRKPTGRLDVALIQSLVRKGEVSDLIAGYGQLIVDECHHLSAVSFELVARRSKARYVLGLSATVARKDGHHPIIFMQCGPVRHRVDPKSQAAQRGFKHRVCLRETSFRLPPGMEGDRLSISALYAALAQDEARNALISDDVLTALTAGRCPLVLTERRDHLETLQARFKGFTRNLVVLRGGMATAERRSAEIVLRSSIGQERLILATGRYLGEGYDDPRLDTLFLAMPISWKGTLAQYVGRLHRGHEGKSEVIVYDYADMAVPVLARMAARRQAGYRALGYVLR from the coding sequence ATGGCAGAGCAAGAGGCTGACCAAGACGTCGCGCGGATACAGGGTCGACTTGCCGATCTTGAGGCGGAGCGGGTTTCGCTGGAAAGACGGCTAGCGGACCTGCTGAGCCGGCCCCCGCTGGCAGCTCCGATGTCCACCGTCGATGCCGGTCAGGCGACAAGCACTGCTGGAGCAACGGATAAGGTCACCCTGTTCCGCCGTCTGTTCGCGGGTCGCCAGGACGTGTACCCACTGCGCTGGGAGAATGCCAAGACAGGGCGATCAGGGTACGCGCCGGCATGCGCCAACGAATGGGTGAAGGGCGTCTGTGGCAAGCCGCAGGTGAAGTGCGGAGAATGCCCGAACCAAGCATTCATCCCCGTGTCCGACGAGGTGATCGAGAGCCACCTTCGCGGGAAGGACCGGATGCGACCGCGGGCCGCCGACTTTGTTGCCGGCGTGTATCCGCTTCTCGCCGACGAGACCTGCTGGTTCCTGGCGGCCGACTTTGACGGCGAGGGCTGGGCCGCCGACGCGCTCGCCTACATGGGCACCTGCCGTGCCAGGGACGTGCCGGCGGCTCTTGAACGGTCCCGCTCAGGCGAAGGAGGCCATGTCTGGATCTTCTTCTCCGAGCCGGTGCCGGCGCGTGACGCCCGGCAGCTTGGTGCCCTTCTCCTGACTGAGACGATGGAGCGTCGGCCGGAGATCGGCTTTGCCTCCTATGATCGGTTCTTTCCGAGCCAAGACACCATGCCGACCGGCGGCTTCGGCAACCTCATCGCATTGCCGCTTCAGCGGCGCGTCCGAGAACGCGGCAACAGCGTCTTCGTAGACAACGATCTTCGGCCATACGAAGACCAGTGGACCTTTCTCTCGTCAGTTTCCCGGATGAAAGCCGACGCCGTCTTCGAGCGGGTCGCAGAGGCAGAAGCCTGTGGCAGTGTGCTCGGCGTCAGGATGCCGGTCGAGGATGAGGGCGCAGATCAGCCATGGCGGATGTCGCCATCGCGGCGGCGCGAGCCGGCGGCGGTCACCGGTCCGCTGCCGAGCCACGTGAGCGTGGTGCTTGCGGACGAGCTCTACATCGACCGTTCCAGCCTGCCACCCTCGATGGTGGTGCGGCTCGTCCGACTCGCTGCGTTTCAGAACCCCGAGTTTTACCGTGCTCAGGCCATGCGGCTCTCGACCTTCGGCAAGCCGCGCATCGTGTCCTGTGCCGTGCTGCATCCGCGCCATGTTGCTTTGCCCCGCGGGTGTCTCGACGAGACCAGAGAACTGCTGCGGTCACATGGGATTAAAGCCGAGGTCGAAGACCGCCGGGAGTCCGGCACACCTCTTCCCGTCCGCTTCCTCGGCACGCTGCGCGAGGAGCAGGCTGCGGCTTTCCACGCAATGGCTCGCTATGATTTCGGGGTGTTGGCTGCGACGACCGCCTTCGGTAAGACGGTGGTCGCAGCCGCGCTGATCGCCCAAAGGGGGTGCAGTACGCTCGTCCTGGTGCATCGACGCGAGCTTCTCACCCAGTGGGTCGAGCGCCTGAAGACGTTCCTCTCGGTAGAGGCCTGCGACATCGGAGTCATTGGCGGCGGTCGCCGCAAGCCGACGGGTCGTCTCGACGTGGCGCTCATACAGAGCCTGGTGCGCAAGGGCGAAGTGTCGGACCTGATCGCGGGCTATGGGCAGCTCATCGTGGATGAGTGTCATCACCTGTCCGCCGTGAGCTTCGAATTGGTGGCCCGACGGTCAAAGGCCCGGTACGTCCTTGGGCTGTCCGCGACGGTCGCCCGGAAAGATGGACACCACCCGATCATCTTCATGCAGTGTGGTCCGGTGCGGCACCGGGTCGATCCCAAGTCCCAGGCCGCACAGCGGGGTTTCAAACATCGCGTGTGCCTACGCGAGACGAGCTTCCGCTTACCGCCGGGAATGGAAGGGGATCGCCTCTCGATTTCGGCACTCTACGCCGCCCTGGCGCAAGACGAGGCGCGCAACGCGCTCATCTCCGACGACGTGCTGACGGCGTTGACGGCAGGCCGGTGTCCCCTTGTCCTGACCGAGCGGCGCGACCATCTCGAGACGCTCCAGGCCCGCTTCAAGGGCTTCACCCGAAATCTGGTGGTGCTGCGAGGCGGCATGGCAACCGCCGAACGCCGCTCCGCCGAAATCGTCCTACGCTCTTCGATCGGCCAGGAGCGCCTTATCCTGGCGACCGGCCGCTATCTCGGCGAGGGCTACGACGATCCTCGTCTTGACACCCTGTTTCTGGCCATGCCCATCTCCTGGAAGGGCACGCTCGCGCAATACGTCGGCCGCCTGCACCGCGGTCACGAGGGCAAGAGCGAGGTGATCGTCTATGACTATGCCGATATGGCTGTTCCGGTGCTGGCGCGGATGGCGGCGAGGCGGCAGGCCGGGTACCGAGCGCTGGGCTACGTCCTGCGGTAA
- a CDS encoding helix-turn-helix domain-containing protein — protein MDDRLLSAQEVAALLNLKVCTVYDLVARGDLSASRFGRKLRIRPGAVDALVVAREQPEASHDTGGRMQRFE, from the coding sequence ATGGATGACCGGCTCTTAAGCGCGCAAGAGGTGGCGGCCCTGCTCAACCTGAAGGTCTGCACGGTGTATGACTTGGTGGCGAGGGGCGACCTGTCAGCAAGCCGCTTTGGGAGAAAGCTACGGATTCGGCCTGGCGCGGTGGATGCCTTGGTGGTGGCACGAGAACAGCCCGAGGCCTCGCATGATACGGGTGGCCGGATGCAACGATTCGAGTAA
- a CDS encoding RES family NAD+ phosphorylase gives MARAAVWRIARRPYALDRLGVGAREDGGRWNYPGTAVIYAGRTIAIAALERFVHVAGIVPRDLVLVRVVLPDDHSAEQPALTNLPEGWDLVPAGPASMAFGMKWARESRSLVLYLPSALVREEQIAVLNPNHAEFATVTMRIERDFHYDPRMYQPRRATTATNPSVE, from the coding sequence GTGGCGCGCGCCGCCGTCTGGCGGATCGCGCGGCGTCCGTACGCGCTCGACAGGCTTGGGGTTGGCGCACGCGAAGACGGCGGGCGCTGGAACTACCCCGGAACCGCCGTCATTTACGCTGGCCGCACCATCGCCATTGCGGCATTGGAGAGATTTGTGCACGTTGCCGGCATCGTGCCACGGGACCTTGTCCTTGTTCGAGTGGTGTTGCCTGACGACCATTCGGCAGAACAACCAGCGCTGACCAACCTTCCCGAAGGCTGGGATCTCGTACCAGCGGGACCGGCAAGCATGGCATTCGGGATGAAATGGGCCAGGGAAAGCCGCTCGCTGGTCCTCTACCTCCCCTCAGCACTCGTCAGGGAAGAACAGATCGCGGTCCTGAATCCCAATCACGCGGAATTTGCTACGGTGACGATGCGTATCGAGCGAGATTTCCACTACGATCCGCGTATGTACCAGCCTCGAAGAGCCACAACGGCGACCAATCCCAGCGTAGAGTAA
- the parS gene encoding type II RES/Xre toxin-antitoxin system antitoxin: MKKGVMAFKTFVSHETPLAEKIDLIRGGVAARVVDDMVEYLGVSKHVIFQVLHTPDSTAHKLIKDKRRLNAAASERVVRVADIMRMAQETFGGQEPAAQWLTRSNLALGGITPLSMLDTEPGADEVRRILSSINYGGTF; encoded by the coding sequence ATGAAGAAGGGCGTCATGGCGTTCAAGACGTTTGTGTCTCACGAGACACCCCTCGCAGAGAAGATTGACCTCATTCGAGGCGGAGTCGCCGCTCGTGTCGTCGATGACATGGTCGAGTACCTCGGCGTGTCAAAGCACGTCATCTTTCAGGTCCTCCACACGCCCGATAGCACCGCCCATAAACTGATCAAGGACAAACGACGACTCAATGCCGCAGCCTCCGAACGCGTGGTACGGGTTGCTGACATCATGCGGATGGCGCAAGAGACCTTTGGCGGACAGGAACCGGCAGCTCAGTGGCTCACGAGGTCGAACCTGGCATTGGGCGGTATCACGCCATTATCTATGTTGGATACCGAACCAGGCGCCGACGAGGTTCGTAGGATCCTGTCGTCGATCAATTATGGTGGAACATTCTAG
- the thrC gene encoding threonine synthase, whose translation MRTMSWKGIIDRYRAFLPVTDRTPIVTLNEGNTPLVRAERLQSALGVEAEVYLKYEGLNPTGSFKDRGMTLAISKAVEEGARAVICASTGNTSASASAYAARAGLRAYVLIPEGKIALGKLAQAMIHGAQVLQIEGNFDLALQIVRQVAADQPIVLVNSVNPYRIEGQKSGAFEICDWLGRSPDYHFIPVGNAGNITAYWKGYQEYYKAGQINALPKMMGWQAEGAAPIVLGKVVEQPETVATAIRIGNPASRHGAMAAAAESGGRIDMVSDSEIIDAYRLLARTEGVFCELASAASVAGLIKFCRSNRLQKDAVVVCVLTGHGLKEPDAAIRLSQQPVTVKADPEAVLKLLSL comes from the coding sequence ATGCGGACAATGAGCTGGAAAGGGATCATTGATCGGTACAGGGCATTTCTGCCCGTCACCGATCGGACGCCGATCGTCACCCTGAATGAGGGGAATACGCCGCTCGTGCGCGCCGAACGGCTCCAATCCGCACTTGGGGTTGAGGCGGAGGTGTATTTGAAGTATGAGGGGCTCAACCCAACGGGCTCCTTCAAGGACAGGGGGATGACCCTCGCCATCAGTAAGGCGGTGGAGGAAGGGGCGAGGGCCGTCATCTGCGCCTCGACTGGGAATACCTCGGCCTCTGCCTCGGCATATGCGGCTCGGGCAGGACTGCGTGCCTATGTGCTGATCCCAGAGGGGAAGATCGCGCTGGGCAAGCTTGCTCAGGCGATGATCCATGGCGCGCAGGTGCTACAGATCGAGGGCAACTTTGACCTAGCCCTGCAGATCGTGAGGCAGGTTGCTGCGGATCAGCCCATCGTGCTGGTCAACTCGGTCAACCCGTACCGGATCGAGGGTCAGAAGAGTGGCGCCTTTGAGATCTGCGACTGGCTCGGCCGAAGCCCGGACTACCATTTTATTCCGGTCGGCAATGCGGGCAATATTACTGCGTACTGGAAGGGGTACCAGGAATATTACAAGGCCGGACAGATCAACGCGCTGCCGAAGATGATGGGATGGCAGGCCGAAGGCGCGGCGCCTATCGTCCTGGGAAAGGTGGTCGAGCAGCCCGAGACCGTTGCGACGGCCATCCGGATCGGTAATCCCGCGAGCCGGCATGGGGCGATGGCTGCTGCTGCCGAGTCCGGAGGGCGGATTGATATGGTTTCTGATAGCGAGATTATCGACGCCTATCGCCTTCTGGCCCGGACCGAAGGGGTCTTCTGTGAGTTGGCATCGGCCGCCTCGGTGGCCGGGCTCATCAAATTTTGCCGATCGAACCGCCTCCAGAAGGATGCGGTAGTGGTATGCGTACTCACCGGGCACGGCCTGAAAGAACCCGATGCCGCCATCCGCCTTTCACAGCAGCCCGTCACGGTGAAGGCCGATCCCGAGGCTGTCCTGAAGCTCCTGTCGCTCTAG
- a CDS encoding homoserine dehydrogenase, whose translation MKSIQIGILGCGTVGSGVVKLIQENGDLLQQRLGGRVVIRRIADVDIHRRRNVEVDPTLLTTDATAVLEDPEIDIIVELIGGCDVALRFCREALNRKKHLVTANKALLATHGLELYRTAAAQRVSIGFEASVCGGIPLIRAMKDGLVADRVRSIIGIVNGTCNYILTTMTESKRPFAEVLAEAQAHGYAEANPSFDVDGIDSAHKLQILATLAFGAYVPFDRIHVEGIRQIDASDIEYARELGYRIKLLAIAKQRNGELEARVHPALIPEDNLLAAVGGVHNAVYVVGDAVGSLMFYGRGAGQMPTASAVVSDIAEIARGLLHDPTARGVPPPPISDAEAKIKDMASVRSCYYLRIMAIDKPGVLSRVTGILGSNNISLVSVIQKGREEQSAVPIVMMTHEAVEGDMQRSLLAIDQLDVVDRPTMCLRVEGVTD comes from the coding sequence ATGAAATCTATCCAGATCGGGATCTTGGGGTGTGGGACGGTGGGATCCGGGGTCGTGAAGCTGATTCAGGAAAACGGGGATCTCCTGCAGCAGCGGCTCGGCGGAAGGGTTGTGATCCGCCGGATCGCCGACGTCGATATCCATCGAAGGCGAAACGTAGAGGTGGACCCTACGCTACTGACTACGGATGCGACGGCTGTGCTGGAGGATCCCGAGATCGACATCATCGTCGAACTGATTGGGGGCTGTGATGTCGCGCTCAGGTTTTGCCGGGAGGCGCTCAACCGGAAGAAGCATCTGGTGACAGCCAACAAGGCGCTCCTGGCCACTCACGGGCTTGAACTCTATCGGACCGCTGCGGCACAACGAGTATCGATCGGGTTTGAGGCCAGCGTCTGCGGTGGTATTCCTCTGATCCGGGCGATGAAAGATGGGTTAGTGGCCGATCGGGTCCGCTCGATCATCGGAATTGTGAACGGTACCTGTAATTACATCCTCACAACGATGACGGAAAGTAAGCGGCCCTTCGCCGAGGTGCTGGCCGAGGCTCAAGCCCATGGCTATGCCGAGGCCAATCCCTCCTTTGATGTGGACGGGATCGACTCCGCCCACAAGCTCCAGATCCTGGCGACACTGGCGTTCGGAGCCTATGTCCCCTTCGATCGGATTCATGTCGAGGGGATCAGACAGATCGATGCCTCCGACATCGAATACGCCCGCGAGCTGGGATATCGGATTAAGCTCCTGGCGATTGCCAAGCAGCGTAATGGCGAGCTGGAGGCAAGAGTGCATCCGGCACTCATTCCAGAAGATAACCTGCTGGCCGCAGTCGGCGGTGTCCACAACGCTGTCTACGTTGTCGGCGACGCGGTGGGTTCCCTGATGTTCTACGGGAGAGGAGCGGGCCAGATGCCAACCGCCTCAGCGGTCGTCAGCGACATTGCGGAGATCGCCAGGGGCCTGCTGCACGATCCAACCGCAAGGGGCGTTCCGCCTCCACCGATCTCCGATGCAGAGGCCAAGATCAAGGACATGGCGTCCGTCCGCTCCTGCTACTACCTCAGGATCATGGCGATCGACAAGCCAGGGGTACTCTCAAGGGTCACCGGGATCCTGGGCAGCAACAACATCAGCCTCGTATCCGTCATCCAAAAGGGACGTGAGGAGCAGAGCGCCGTGCCGATCGTCATGATGACCCATGAGGCGGTAGAGGGCGATATGCAACGGTCGCTTCTGGCCATCGATCAACTCGATGTGGTGGATCGGCCAACCATGTGCCTCAGGGTCGAGGGAGTCACCGATTGA
- the purL gene encoding phosphoribosylformylglycinamidine synthase subunit PurL, giving the protein MTVSVISPDLVESHGLTVEEYDRILAILGREPNLVELGMFGAMWSEHCSYKSSRVYLATLPTEGPRVLQGPGENAGILDIGDGLALVFKMESHNHPSFIEPYQGAATGVGGIIRDIFTMGARPIALCDSLRFGPLTDPKNRHLFCSVVAGIAGYGNAVGVPTVGGEAYFAEPYSSNPLVNVMCVGIAKKDRLFFAGAGGIGNPIIYVGAKTGRDGIHGATMASDVFDEGAEARRPTVQVGDPFREKLLIEACLELMEGDDLVAVQDMGAAGLTCATAEMASRGGTGIEMDLASVPRRELEMTPYELMLSESQERMLVVAKKGSEDRVRGVFEKWDLDAAVIGQVTEGGLLRVLDHGRLVAEIPASALASEAPVYHRPIARPEDADERRRLDLQTIPLPDDYAAALLELLQSPNLCCKERIWERYDHMLFLGTIVGPGSDAVVLRLPGGKRAIALSTDGNSRYCALDPYRGAMIAVAEAARNVVCAGGEPLAITNCLNFGSPERAEIMWQFVEAVKGIGEACRALQTPVTGGNVSLYNETSGNAIFPTPIIGVVGLLDDVAYATGQWFKSEGDLVALLGETREELGASEYLATRFGLVQGEPPSLDLARERNVQRVCLEGIRSGMIRSAHDCSDGGLAVALAEACLGGQGTPIGVDVILSETIRPDALLFGESQSRIVVSLKESDWPRLEKMAEAHQVPVQRLGTVGGTRFRLSGPTCGLDLSIEEVERAWKSGLASSMGA; this is encoded by the coding sequence ATGACCGTGTCTGTCATTTCCCCGGATCTTGTAGAGTCGCACGGCCTGACGGTCGAGGAGTACGACAGAATTCTGGCGATTCTCGGTCGTGAACCGAACCTGGTTGAGCTGGGGATGTTCGGCGCGATGTGGTCGGAACACTGCAGCTATAAAAGTTCGCGAGTCTATCTGGCTACGCTTCCAACGGAGGGTCCACGCGTCCTCCAGGGGCCAGGGGAGAACGCGGGTATCCTTGATATCGGGGATGGCCTTGCCCTTGTCTTCAAGATGGAAAGTCATAACCACCCGTCTTTCATCGAACCGTATCAGGGGGCTGCTACGGGTGTGGGGGGGATCATCCGAGATATCTTCACTATGGGCGCGAGACCGATCGCGCTGTGTGATTCGCTCCGCTTTGGTCCGCTGACCGACCCAAAGAACCGCCACCTGTTCTGCAGCGTGGTCGCTGGAATCGCAGGATATGGGAATGCGGTAGGCGTGCCGACTGTAGGCGGAGAGGCCTACTTCGCCGAGCCGTATAGCAGCAACCCGCTGGTGAATGTCATGTGCGTGGGGATTGCCAAAAAGGATCGGCTCTTTTTTGCCGGGGCTGGCGGGATCGGCAATCCGATTATCTATGTCGGCGCCAAGACCGGACGCGACGGCATCCATGGCGCGACGATGGCCTCTGACGTCTTCGACGAGGGGGCTGAAGCGCGGCGGCCGACCGTCCAGGTTGGTGACCCGTTTCGTGAAAAGCTGCTGATTGAGGCCTGTCTTGAGCTGATGGAGGGCGATGATCTAGTCGCGGTTCAGGATATGGGGGCTGCGGGATTGACCTGTGCGACAGCCGAAATGGCCAGCCGCGGCGGTACCGGGATCGAGATGGACCTCGCCAGTGTCCCCAGGCGAGAGCTGGAGATGACCCCGTATGAGCTGATGCTTTCAGAGTCGCAGGAGCGGATGCTCGTTGTAGCGAAAAAAGGAAGCGAGGATCGGGTCAGAGGGGTATTCGAAAAATGGGACCTCGACGCGGCGGTGATCGGGCAGGTTACCGAAGGGGGGCTCTTGCGGGTCCTGGATCATGGAAGGCTGGTTGCAGAGATCCCGGCTAGTGCCCTAGCATCTGAGGCACCCGTCTATCACCGGCCGATAGCTCGCCCCGAGGATGCCGATGAGCGGCGACGCCTCGACCTCCAGACCATTCCATTGCCTGACGACTATGCTGCAGCACTGTTAGAACTGTTGCAGTCGCCCAACCTCTGTTGCAAGGAACGGATCTGGGAGCGATATGACCACATGCTGTTCCTGGGCACGATCGTCGGGCCCGGGTCGGATGCCGTGGTCCTGCGGCTACCTGGCGGCAAACGTGCCATTGCGCTCTCTACCGACGGCAATAGCCGCTACTGCGCCCTCGATCCGTATCGGGGGGCGATGATCGCCGTGGCTGAGGCGGCCAGAAACGTCGTCTGCGCCGGCGGAGAGCCGCTCGCCATCACCAACTGCCTGAACTTCGGCAGCCCGGAGCGCGCTGAGATCATGTGGCAGTTCGTCGAGGCGGTCAAGGGGATTGGCGAAGCCTGCCGGGCTCTACAGACCCCAGTCACCGGTGGCAACGTAAGCCTCTATAATGAGACATCGGGAAACGCGATATTCCCTACGCCCATAATAGGGGTGGTCGGTCTCCTGGATGATGTTGCCTATGCCACAGGCCAGTGGTTCAAGAGCGAAGGGGATCTGGTGGCGCTCTTGGGGGAGACGCGTGAAGAACTGGGAGCAAGCGAATATCTCGCGACCCGGTTCGGCCTCGTACAGGGTGAGCCGCCGTCACTTGACCTGGCCAGGGAGCGAAACGTTCAACGTGTCTGCCTCGAGGGAATTCGTAGTGGGATGATTCGCTCGGCGCACGACTGCTCGGACGGGGGCCTAGCCGTCGCGCTGGCAGAGGCGTGCCTGGGCGGCCAGGGGACGCCGATTGGTGTCGATGTGATACTCAGCGAAACGATTCGCCCCGATGCCTTGCTCTTCGGGGAATCGCAATCCCGGATCGTCGTATCTCTGAAGGAGTCCGACTGGCCCAGGCTGGAGAAGATGGCTGAGGCGCACCAGGTTCCTGTGCAGCGTCTTGGAACCGTCGGGGGGACAAGGTTTAGGCTTAGTGGCCCAACGTGTGGGCTTGACCTTTCCATTGAAGAGGTCGAGAGGGCCTGGAAAAGCGGACTAGCGTCGTCCATGGGTGCGTGA